A region from the Mercenaria mercenaria strain notata chromosome 7, MADL_Memer_1, whole genome shotgun sequence genome encodes:
- the LOC128558479 gene encoding zinc finger protein 808-like isoform X1 has translation MRVHTGEKLLKCDFCDFVCSDSLGLKRHKEVHTKEKNFKCEVCKYVFTSSSNLRRHTTIHTGEKPFKCEVCDYACSRNCNLKKHMNKHTREKCFKCHVCGYACLGRYRLEVHMRIHSSEKLLKCDVCDFVCSDSLGLKRHKKEHTKEKIVKCPVCDYVSAHPIYLKRHMSIYTGEKPYTCDVCDYASSRNYSLKRHMSKHSRSTWGKCFKWDVCGYVCHSRSRLKVHMRIHTEEKTFKCDVCDYVCRERRTHLTKHSEEKLFKCEVSNNSSFSSSNLNKHMRIHTGEKPYKCSVCDYACNVKGILIIHMRKHTGEKPFKCDVCDYACSVKCNLTMHRRKHTGDKRFSCYICGYECNQSGILKRHMKVHTGEKHFKCDVCDYACISSTSLKRHIKIHTGEKHFKCEVCSYACNDSTSLKRHMKIHTGEKHFKC, from the coding sequence atgaGAGTACACACAGGAGAGAAACTGCTCAAATGTGATTTTTGTGATTTCGTATGCAGTGATAGTTTGGGCCTTAAGAGGCATAAGGAAGtgcatacaaaagaaaaaaactttaaatgtgaAGTTTGTAAGTATGTATTTACTAGCTCTTCAAACCTTAGGAGACATAcgacaatacatacaggagagaaaccatttaaatgtgaggtttgtgattatgcatgtagtCGAAATTGTAATCTAAAGAAACATATGAATAAACATACAAgggagaaatgctttaaatgccaTGTTTGTGGCTATGCATGTCTTGGAAGATATAGACTGGAGGTGCATATGAGAATACATTCAAGCGAGAAACTCCTCAAATGTGACGTTTGTGATTTTGTATGCAGTGATAGTTTGGGCTTAAAGAGGCATAAGAAAGAGCATACGAAGGAGAAAATCGTCAAATGTCCAGTTTGTGATTATGTATCGGCTCATCCCATATACCTTAAGAGACATATGTCAATATATACAGGGGAGAAGCCATATacatgtgatgtttgtgactatgcaTCTAGTCGAAATTATAGTCTAAAGAGACATATGAGTAAGCATAGTAGATCTACATGGGGAAAATGCTTTAAATGGGATGTTTGTGGTTATGTATGCCATTCAAGATCAAGATTGAAGGTgcatatgagaatacatacagaagagaaaacttttaaatgtgatgtttgtgactatgtGTGTAGAGAAAGACGTACGCATTTGACAAAACATAGtgaagaaaaactttttaaatgtgaAGTTTCTAATAATTCATCTTTTTCGTCCTCTAATTTAAACAAACATATGAGAattcatacaggagagaaaccttATAAATGCagtgtttgtgattatgcatgtaatgtAAAGGGTATCCTTATTATTCATATGAGAAAACATACGGGAGAGAAAccttttaaatgtgatgtttgtgattatgcctGTAGTGTTAAGTGTAACCTTACAATGCATAGGAGAAAACATACAGGAGATAAACGTTTTAGCTGTTATATTTGTGGTTATGAATGTAATCAAAGTGGTATTTTGAAGAGACATATGAAggtacatacaggagagaaacatttcaaatgtgatgtttgtgattatgcatgtatcTCTAGTACTAGTCTGAAGAGACATATAAagatacatacaggagagaaacatTTCAAATGTGAAGTTTGCAGTTATGCATGTAATGATAGTACTAGTCTGAAGAGACATATGAagatacatacaggagagaaacatTTCAAATGTTAA